The genomic interval ATATAGAAAAAAATAACAACTAATTTGATGCAGGACAAATCACCAGGTCATTTATTGATTTTAGTCAATTTATCACCTCATGTTGTCGCCGAAACGGCCACCGAAACGGAAAACGTCAGGGCCACAGACATCCACACAGCGTCCACAATTTGTACATTGCGAGTAGTTAACTATATTAGAGGTGCCATCCTCTCCTTTAAGCGGTATACGGAGCACCTGGGGCTCGGGGCACACTGCGAAACAGTCCATACAGTCATTGCATGCCTCACGATCTGCCGCTCTCACCCGTACCAGACTTAACTTTCCAAGCAGACTATAGAATGCGCCCATGGGACAGATATGCCCACACCAGCCGTTGCGACTCCAGAGGAGGTCATAGAGAAATATCCCGCCCACAGCAACCCAGCCAATACCAAACCCGTAGAGTATGCTGCGCTGTAACAGGGTTACAGGGTTGACCAGCTCCCAGAGCAGAGTACCGCTAAGCAGTGACATAACCATAACCATCCCGAGCACCCAGAAGCGAATATTGGGTGAGAGCTCACACCTCTTTTTAAGTCCCAGTTTACGTCTCAACCAGGCTGCCGCATCGGTAACCATATTCATCGGGCAGACCCATGAACAGTAGACCCGACCACCAACTGCCAGATAGAAGAGCACCACAATCAGCGCCCCGACCAGTGCTGTGGTCTCAAAGGCGTGGCCGGCAAACAGCGTCTGCAGGTAGACAAATGGATCTGTCAGGGGGACTGTATCCAGCACCAGACTGGAGACCAGGTTACCCTTGATTATACGAACCGGCTCTCCCCACTCATCCAGGGCGTTCAGAGTTGTTGCTGACCCAACCAGAAACAGGGCAATAATGGAGAGCTGGGAGATTCGTCTCATTACCAGCCACTTGTGAGAACGGATCCACCCCTTCTCCTCAACTGCTGCCTTGCCTATAGAATCACGTGCCATTACGGTTTTCTCCTCTGCTCTCTTCTGTTACAGGTTGCCTGTGGTGTAACGTTAACGCATCAACCGGGCAGGGGGCAATACATGCACCACATCCAGTGCATCTCTCCATATCCATCTCCATCTGTACCTTTCC from Candidatus Thiopontia autotrophica carries:
- the napH gene encoding quinol dehydrogenase ferredoxin subunit NapH, whose protein sequence is MARDSIGKAAVEEKGWIRSHKWLVMRRISQLSIIALFLVGSATTLNALDEWGEPVRIIKGNLVSSLVLDTVPLTDPFVYLQTLFAGHAFETTALVGALIVVLFYLAVGGRVYCSWVCPMNMVTDAAAWLRRKLGLKKRCELSPNIRFWVLGMVMVMSLLSGTLLWELVNPVTLLQRSILYGFGIGWVAVGGIFLYDLLWSRNGWCGHICPMGAFYSLLGKLSLVRVRAADREACNDCMDCFAVCPEPQVLRIPLKGEDGTSNIVNYSQCTNCGRCVDVCGPDVFRFGGRFGDNMR